Below is a genomic region from Leucobacter exalbidus.
GTGACGGTGCCGTTGGTGCCGAGGCCGACCACGAGCACGTGTCGCAGGGTGCTCTGGGCGGCGGCGTCACCGACCAGCTCGACGCCGGTGGCCATGCCGCGCGAGACGGCGGCATCGATAGAAATGCCGGGGAACAGCGTATTGAGTTCGGGAGCGCTCGCGAGCATCACCGAATCGCCGACGGCGGTGATATCGGCGCCGGTGACGTGCGCGGGGGCCGGGAGGGCCTGGGCAGGCTGTTTGCCTGAGGCCGGCTTCTTCTCAGCCCGGCTTTTCTCGGATCCATTCTTCTCAGAGCCGCGCGAAGAACTCGGTTTGGTCGCCTCGCCTGATTTCAGTGCCTCGGCCGCCTTAGGCGCCTCGGCGGGTTTGGATGTCGTCGTGGACTTCTGTGACGACTTTGACTTGCTGGCGGCTTCGGCCTTCTTTTTCTTCTCGGCGGCGATGCGGTCTTGCTCGGCCTGCAACGCAGCAGCGTCTGCGGCTGCCTTCGCTTCGATGGCCTCTTGCACGGCTGCCCGCTCTGCGGCGACGCGTTCGGCTTCCACGAGCGCAGCGCCGCGGGCGATGGCGGCCTCGGCAGAGCTTTGCTCGGGGGCCGCCACCACGGCATATGCCGTTGCAGGAATAGACACCACAAGCACCGCGCCCACGGCGACCGCGACGGTGCGACGGCGGGGCGTTTGGCGCACGGGGCGCACGAGCAATCGCAGCGATCGCCGCAGGCCCAGCAGCCGCACGGGCTGCTCAACATACTTGAAGGAGAGGGCCGCGAAGGTGAGAGTGGCGAGGAGCGTCAGCAGCGCAATCTGCCACGCGTGCCACGAGGGGAACGCGGCACCGGCGATGAGTAGCAGCGGCCAGTGCCACAGATAGATGCCGTACGACCGGGCGCCGACCCAACTCATGGGGGCGTTGTCGAGCACACGCCCGATCCAAGCGCCGGGGCGGGTCACCGCCCACACGGTCGCGAGCGAGGCCGCAGTTGCGAGCTGGAAGCCGCCCTGGAAAGTCTGGGGGCTGCCCTCGGGCAGCGTCACCGCGAGGGTGGCCAGCGTGCCACAGCCGATGAGCGCGACCGCGAGGTAACTCAGCTGCGCACGCAGCCGGGGCATGAGCGCGGGCCCGGATCGCGTGGTCGCCAGTGCCAACGCTGCGCCCAAGATGAGGCCGAACGCGTGGGTGTCTGACCCAAAATAGACCCGGGTGGGGGAGGCGTCGGTGAGCGAAAGCTCAGCCATCCACACAGCAGAGGCCACACCGGCAACGAGCAGCAGTAGGGCGCCAGTGGGCTTGCGGCAAATCTTGAGCAGCAGCAGTACGACGAGCGGCAGCAAAATATAGAACTGCTCTTCGATGGCGAGCGACCAGGTATTGCGAAACAGCTCGGGGGTATCGCGAGTGAAGTAGTCGGCCCCTGCCGCGATGAACACCCAGTTACTCACGAAGGCGGCGGCGCCAGCAATTTGCCGGCCAATGCCGACGAGCAGGTCGCCGCCCACTGCTGCCGCCAGGCTGGTGCATACGAGCAGCACCAGTCCCAAAGCGGGGAGTAGCCGGCGTGCACGTCTGCGCCAGAAACCCGAGAGTGAAATGCGGCCGTGAGTGGTGCGCTCACGAATGAGCAGCGAAGTGATCAGAAATCCGCTGATCACAAAGAAAATATCGACGCCAAGAAACCCGCCAGGCAGTGCCTGTGGGAAGAAATGGTAGACGAGTACGAGGGTGACTGCGACGGCGCGAAGGCCATCGAGTCCACCGAATCGTGCCGTCGAAATGGCGGAAGAGGATTGCATGCAGCCCGGATCTAAATCTGGCGGGCGCTCGGATGCCCCCGCGTACAACCCTCCAGTCTACGCCGCTTTAATCGGCCTGCACACCCGAGTCGCCAGCTCATGGGAAGATTGCAGGGTGATGGAAGACGAAACTCACGCGCGATTGCGACTCGATCTCGCGTATGACGGCACCGATTTTGCTGGCTGGGCGAAACAACCGGGGCTGCGCACTGTCGAGGGAGTGCTCGAGACCGCACTCGAGACGCTGCTACGCACCACTTCGCCGAGGCTCACGGTCGCCGGGCGCACCGACACCGGTGTGCACGCTCGGGGGCAGGTGGCGCACGTCGACGTCACCGCCGCGCAGTTCGAAAAGTGGGGGACCGACAGCCGCACCCGCGTGCGCAAGCTCAATGGCGTGCTCAAAATGCACGGCAGGGACGTGGTGGTGCACTCCATTGAAGAGGTGCCCACCTCATTCGATGCGCGCTTTTCTGCGCTGCGCAGGCGCTACGAATACAGACTGCGCGGGGCTGAGGCACACCGTGACCCCCTCACCGCCCGGTTTACCGTCGACCTGGGGCAATCGCTCGACCTTGCGGCAATCCAGCATGCGAGTGATGAACTGCTCGGGCTGAATGACTTCACCTCCTTCTGTAAGGCGCGCGAACGCTCGACCTCGGTGCGCGAGCTGCTCTGCTTTGAATGGAGCCAGACCCCCGAGGGGGTGCTGGTCGCGCGCATCGAAGCAGATGCGTTCTGTCACTCAATGGTGCGCGCCCTCGTGGGCGCCGTCGTCGCGGTGGGCAGCGGTCGCATCACCGACGCAGAACTCACGGCGCTGCGCGAAGCGCGCAAGCGCACCAGCCAATTCACGGTGATGCCCGCGCACGGCCTCTCGCTCGAAGAAGTGGCGTACCCCGCTCACGATGAGCTCGCCGCTAGGGCTGAACTCACGCGCACGAGGCGCGATCCGGGCCTGCTCTTGTGATAGAGTAAGCGGTTGGTGCGCAAGCATCCGATTTGTTGAGCCCTCCACCTGTCCAGTTTCTCGCGAGAGAAACCGACCCGGAGTGGGATTCACGAACACCTCCAATTCGACAGAAAGCAGCACGACAGTGACTCGCACGTATTCACCGAAGGCAGCTGATCAGAAGCACGATTGGCTCGTTATCGACGCCACCGATGTGGTGCTGGGCCGTCTGGCCTCGCACGCAGCAGCTCTGCTCCGCGGCAAGCACAAGACCACTTTCGCTCCCCACATGGACATGGGCGACTACGTCATCATCATCAACGCTGACAAGGTCGTTCTGACCGGCAACAAGGCAGCGCAGAAGAAGGCATACCGCCACTCGGGTTTCCCGGGCGGCCTCACGGCAGTTAGTTACACCGAGCTGCTCGAGAACAACCCTGACCGCGCAGTCGAGAAGGCTATTCGCGGCATGCTGCCGAAGAACTCCCTCGGTGCGGATCTGTTCCGCAAGCTGAAGGTCTACACCGGTGCAGAGCACCCTCACGGCGCTCAGCAGCCGACCCCGTACACCTTCGGCCAGGTCGCGCAGTAGTCGCGCCAACGAGACTTTAAGAGAAGAGACTTCACAGTGACTGAAGAGCAGACCGTGGCCACCGAGAGCTACACCACCGAGACGCCCGCAGCTCAGGCTGCCGCCTCGAACCCGCGCCCCGCGCTCACCGTTCCCGGTGCAGCCGTTGGTCGCCGCAAGCAGGCTATTGCCCGCGTGCGCCTCATCCCCGGCGAGGGCAAGGCAACCGTTAACGGTCGCGAGCTCGCTGAGTACTTCCCCAACAAGCTGCACCAGCAGCTGATCAACGACCCGTTCACGGTTCTCGAGCTCACGGGCTCGTACGACGTGATCGCTCGTATCGACGGCGGCGGCCCCTCGGGCCAGGCAGGCGCACTGCGTCTCGCCATTGCTCGCGCGCTGAACGAGATTGACGAAGAGCACAACCGTGCAACGCTCAAGAAGGCTGGCTTCCTGAGCCGCGACGCTCGCATCAAGGAGCGCAAGAAGGCCGGTCTCAAGAAGGCCCGCAAGGCGCCTCAGTACTCGAAGCGCTAACCAGGAGCCCACTCATGGGACGCCTGTTTGGCACGGATGGGGTTCGGGGTCTAGCCGGGGTCGATGTGACCGCCGAGCTGGCCCTGAACCTCGCACACGCGGCGGCTCTCGTACTCGGGCGAGATGCTCGAGGCGAGAGCCGTCGTGCTATCGCCGTCGTGGCGCGCGACCCGCGCGTCTCCGGTGAATTTATTTCAGCAGCGGTGTCAGCCGGCCTTGCCGCCGCTGGCGTCGATGTACTCGATGCGGGAGTCATTCCGACCCCCGCAGCCGCGTACCTCGTAGCCGACACCGACGCCGATTTCGGCGTCATGGTGTCAGCTTCACACAACCCCGCTGCTGATAACGGAATCAAGTTTTTTGCCGAGGGTGGGCGCAAGCTCCCCGATGACGTCGAAGACCAGATTGAGGCGGCCATGAGCCGCCCAGCTACGGCGGTGACCGGTCGCGAGGTCGGTCGCATTCGTCGTTTCGCTGATGCTGAAGATCGCTACCTGGTGCACCTGCTGGGCACGCTCGAGGGGCTCTCGCTTGAGGGTATCCACGTCGTGCTTGACTGCGCACACGGTGCGGCCGCCGGCATTTCACCCGACGTCTTCACCGACGCCGGGGCGAAGGTCACGGTGATCGGCAACGATCCCGACGGCTTTAACATTAACGATGGCGTCGGCTCGACTCACCTCGAACCGTTGCAGGCTCGGGTGCTCGCCGAAGGTGCAGACCTCGGCATTGCACACGACGGCGACGCCGACCGCTGCCTGGCAGTGGACGGCGACGGCAACGTGATCGACGGCGACAAGATCATGGCGATCATCGCGCTCTCAATGAGTGCGCGAGGCAAGCTCGAGAAGAACACCCTGGTGGCGACAGTTATGTCGAACCTGGGGTTGAAGCTCGCGATGGCCAACAACGGTATCGACATCGTCGAAACCGGTGTGGGCGACCGCTACGTGCTCGAAGCGATCAACGCCGGCGGTTATTCGCTTGGCGGTGAGCAGTCGGGTCACGTGATCATGAGTGAGCACGCGACGACCGGCGACGGCATCCTCACGGGGTTGCACATCGCCGCAGAGATGAAGCGCTCGGGCAAGTCACTTGCCAAGCTTGCGGAGTGCATGAAGGTGTACCCGCAGGTGCTCGTGAACGTGCGCGGAGTCGACCGTTCTGGTGTGGCTGGGGACGAAGTGCTTCAGCAGGCCATTACGCAGGCAGAGATCGCGTTGGAGGGCAAGGGCCGTGTGCTGTTGCGCCCATCGGGGACCGAGCCCGTCGTGCGTGTGATGGTGGAAGCCGAACACGTTGACCAGGCGCAGCAGCTCGCTGATGACCTGGCAGGCATCGTGAAGGAGCGGTTGGCTATTTAAGCTGATCGTGCCGGTGCGAGCCCGTACGTAAAGAGGAGGATGTGCCCGTGGGCACATCCTCCTCTTTGCGTTCGGGGGGAGTGCGCACCGAGGAATCAAGGTGGTGTGCCAGACACGTCACTTATGTGATAATTATGATTATAATTTCTGTTCGGTTGGCTCGACACTGCAGCAAGAGGAGACTAAGTCGATGGCGACTTTTCGACCAATACCGGTTCCAGACGAAGCGAGTCAGAGCTACTGGGAAGGGGCGACACGCAATGCCCTGGTGCTGCCGCGCTGCAGTGGCTGCGCACAGTTCCACTTCCCTCCGCTGCTTCATTGCCCGCACTGCGGGAGCGGTGAGCTCGACAGCGTAGAAGTGAACGGTGCTGGAACAGTGTACTCATTCACCACGCTCAATACGCCTCCCGGCCCAGCGTTTATTGACCTGGTGCCACTCACCGTGGGAGTGATTGAACTTGACGTCCAGCCAATGTTGCTTATCACTGCAAACATGTTCGCCGGTAAATCTACGAAGATTCAGATTGGTGCACATGCGGAGATCTTCTTTACAACGATTGCTGAAGACGTAAGTATTCCTCAAATTCAGGTGGGTGAGGTATGAACATGTGGATAAACAGTGGCAAGGTTGCCATCGCGGGCATTGGCTACTCGCCGCTGACGCGGCTGACGGAGCGTACGCTGAGCGACCTCACGGTGGAGGCATGCGATGCCGCGCTCGCAAACGCGCGGCTTACGCGCGAAAGTGTTGATGGGATCGCCACGAGCCCGGCTATGCCTCGTTATGGCGGATCAAAGGGCGTGATTGACGGTATTGACGTCGTCACGCCAAATCATCTTGCTGAGCGTTTGGGGGCAAGATCACGGCTGGCGTGGAGCAGTTCAACGCTCAACATGGTGACATATTCATTGATCGACGCGGTGGCCGCTATCTCGTCGGGTCTCGCCCGCACCGTGATCGTCTATCGTGCGCTGCACGTACCGCAAGGATCGTACGTTAATTTTGATTCGTCGCTTGCCTCAGGGGATGACCAACACCGCGCACCCTATGGATTTTCGAGTCCTCCCGCGTGGGCTGGCACGGTCATGCAACGATACTTCGAACTCTACGGATATAAGCGCGAGGATTTTGCACCGTACATTGTTGCTAACAGGGCGAATGCGCAGAAGAACCCTCACGCGTATTGGCGCGACACAGCGCTGACATCTGAGAAGTACCTTGGGGCGAAGATGATCGCTGACCCAATGTCGATCCTCGACTGCGACATACCCGTTAATGGCGCTGTCGCACTCGTACTCACGAGTACCGAAATTGCGAGAACTGCAGGCGGGACACCCGCGTTGATTTCAGCGGTTGCCTCAACTTCAATGTCAGGACCAGGCGGCGTTCCGATGAACCTGGAACATATGCGGGCCGGCGCGCAGCACCTTGGCGAACGGTTGTTCGCCGGCGCAGGCGTGACGATCAAGGACATTGATACTGCGCAGCTGTATGACGGATTTTCCATTCTTGTGCCGCTGTGGGCCGAGGGAGTCGGCCTTGCCGCCACTGGCGGTGGACTCGCGTTCCTGCGAGATGGAGAAGCCCAGCTGGGCGGTGCGACCCCAGTGAATACTGGCGGTGGCGCGCTCGGTGAGGGCCGTTTACATGGTATGACTCAAATCCTTGAGGCGGTCATACAAGTCACCGACCAGGGCGGCATGAGACAGGTGCCGGGGGCCCTGCACTCACTCGCGACGGTTTCAAATGGTGTGGCAGGCTCGGCGGCATTCATCATTAGCCGCGACGCATAACATGAGAGCCCCTCAAGTTTGAGGGGCTCTCATGTTATTTGCGTTACTGATTAGCGACCTTGCCAAACAGGAACGCGCTTCTCACCAAACGCAACGGACCCTTCGCGGGCGTCTGCGCTATTAAACACCTCGGTAACAAACGGCTGCTGGCGTTCGAACGCCTCAGACATGGGCCATTCCGCTGACTCATCGATAATTGTCTTGGTGGCACGCACCGCGAGCGGGCCGTTAGCCGCAATACGATCGGCGAGATCCAACGCAGCTTGAAGCGCCCCGCCGGGGGCAGAGAGGATGTTGACGAGGCCAAGAGCGTGCCCGTCGACGGCCTCGATGAAATCGCCAGTGAGGAGGTATTCGACTGCTTTGGCTTTGGGAATTCGTTGGGGTAACCGGAAGAGCCCACCAGCGGCGGCTATGAGGCCGCGTTTTACTTCAGGAAGGCCGAATTTGGCTGACTCGCTTGCCACGATGAGGTCGCAAGCAAGCGCCAGCTCGAATCCGCCGGCGAGTGCATAGCCTTCGACCGCGGCAATCATGGGTTTTGCTGCGGGCAGCTTTGTGAAGCCGAGCCCGCGCACTGGATCATTGATCTTTTCGCCTGCCAGGAACGCTTTGAGATCCATGCCAGCTGAGAAGGTGCCCCCGGCGCCTGTGAGGACGCCCACTGTGAGTGTGGGATCTTGCTCAAGTTGTTCCACCGCTTGCGTAAGCCCCTGGCTTGCCGCCCGATCCAAAGCGTTCCGACGCTCTGCTCGGTTAATCGTAATGACCAGAACACTGCCTCGACGCTCGGTGATAATCACCGGGGGCGTTGGGGATTCAGCATGTTTGTGCATAGATATAGTCCTTCAAAATCATGGGACTCGCTCCCCACTAGCGTTCGGGAAGCGAGTCTGACGGGGTTAGCCGCCCGCGATCATCCAATCGATCGGGGCATCAAGGGAAGCCGGGAAGTTCGTTGCGGTGTAGTCCGCGTGTGCGTGGAGGTGACTCCGCATTAGCTTTTCTGCACGCACGCCATCACGATTCGCGATCGCATCGTAAATGTCGCGGTGAATCTTATTGCTGAGTTCCTTTACTTCCCTCGGATAAGTAACGCCCACTGTCGTGCCATCGAGAATGCCGAGCATGGCGGCGATGAGATACTGAAAAATGCTGTTACCTGACGCCTCTGCGAGGATCGCGTGGAACCGCTCGTTCTCGCGGTGGTAGTACACATCATCGTCGAGATGAGCTTCAACGGTCTCGACGTTGAGGCGGAGCGCTTCAAGCTGATCGGGGCTTGCGTTCTCAGCGGCAAACTTCGCCATAGCGGGCTCAAGTACGGTTCGCGTCTCCACGACGGATGCGAAGGGGCGCTTTTCGTAATGGAGCAACAGAGTAAGAGAACTGGCAAGCACGCTACTGTCTGGCTTCTGGACGATAGGTCCACCACCAGAACCGGGCTTGAGGGAGATCACTCCCTGCAGCTCGAGGATTCGGAGAGATTCTCTCAACGTACCTCGCCCAATTCCGTAGGTCTCAAGCATGATGTGCTCTGGGTCAAGTCGGTCACCGGGCTGCTTGCCAGCTTCAGTGATTTCCTTAACGATTCGCTGAGCGACTAGAAGCGCTGTCTTTTGTGGGCGGATTCGTGACATACGGGCCTCGCGACTCATGGTTGGTAGGGATCTGACACTGCAATGGGTGGCGCGGTTTTCCAATCAGGTAGCCCGTGCTCGGGCGTTCCAATTGGCATTGCTCCATCGGTCAAAACGCTCCAGTGGGCGTGGTTAAGCTGGTGAAGGCTGAAGCAAGCACTTAACGCATTGGTGAACCCCATTGCATCTTGAGCATCATTGACTGACTGTTTAATGAGTGTAGAGGTCATTGAAGGGAGCCGCGCAATGCGTTGTGCAAACGCCACTGTTTGCTGAGTGGTCTCACCTGCTTTAAAGATCTTGCTGACCATGCCCAGTGAGACCGCACGTTCGGCGTCAATCGCATCGCCAGTGAGGAGAAGCTCCTTCGCAAGTCGGGGACCAAACTCCCAGGGATGGGCGAAGTATTCCACACCACACATTCCTAATCTGGTTCCCACAACATCAGCAAAGATTGTGCCTTCTTCGGCCACGATCAGATCACAAGCCCAGGCCAGCATGAGTCCAGCTGAAAAGACTTTGCCCTGGACCTGGGCAATAGTAATCTTGCGGTTGTTTCGCCAGCGCAAGGTGTTTTGGTAGAAGTAATGCCACTCTTGGTGAAGGCGACTTTCAACCGGGGTGAATGTGCCACCGTTGCACTGGTAACTGGGGTCTTGCTCTGGACCGGGTGTGCGCTCGCGTTGGTAGTCGGGGGAGCCGAGATCGTGTCCGGCCGAAAACGACTTGCCCTCACCGCGAAGAATGATGACGCGCACACCATCGTCGGCCTCGGCCAAGCCGAATGCCTGATCCAGCTCGAGCAGCAGACCTCTGTTTTGTGCGTTATGGAACTTCGGTCGATTGAGTGTAATGGTTGCGATGCGTCCGTCATCGCTCGTGCCGTACGCGATGAACTGAAAGTTGCTCATGTGTGTGATCCTTTGGGGAGTGTGGATGCCGTTATGGGCTGGGCGACCGTGCCTGCTGTCTGTTCAGCGAGAACGAGGGACACCGCTTGCTCCATGAGGTAGCTCGCGGCCTTGTGGAGCCGTTCTCCAGTTTTTGCTGAGACAAGGCCGGCGATGGCGCGGGCATGTGACCCCTCGATAATGATTGCCAGGCGGAAGCACGCCAATATGCGAAACCAAGTCACATCTGTCTTGTTACGGCCGGTATGTGCGATATAACGGGAGATGAGCTCACCTCGGCTGGGGAGCTCTGTAAGCGGTTCGGCGGTGCCAGTAGTGCGTGGATCGTTAGATACCGGGTAACTCGCTAGGAAATGTCCGAGGTCGAGTAGGGGGTCGCCGACGGAAGCAAGTTCCCAGTCTATGACCGCCGTAAGTCCGCCATTTTCCCGGCTAAACAAGATATTGCCAAAGTGGAAGTCGCCGTGCACAAGCCCGGTACGGCTGGTCTCAGGCGTGTTTGATCGCAGCCATTCAGCTACGTGATCAACTCCTTCAAGCTGGTCGGTGCTCCAGCCGACGTGGGTAGCGTGCGACGCGTACAGTGACGCCCAGCGGTCGACCTGACTATCGATCCAGTGGTCTCGCACGGGGAGGCCTACTGTGTGAGGGTCGATGCCTTGGATCCCCAAGAGCGCGTCGACCGCGTCGAAGCCCATTCGCCGTTGTGCCTCACGTGAGGCCACAATGTGTGCAGGAACCTCTTCAGTGGCGGTGAATCCATCGATCGCATCCATTACGAAGCAAGCATCCCCGAACCGGGATTCGTCTTCTTCGCTGGCGCGTAACTGCGGGTGGGGCACTGTGCTGCCGGTCAGTGCGGCGAGAACCCGAGCCTCACGACGCATGGCTTCATCGCTGTTGCGTCGTTTGTTCGTAGGTGGGCGGCGAAGCACGTAGTCGTGACCATCGCGTGTAAATTTGACGAGCACATTTTGTGTGCCACCGGTGAGTGTGACGACCTGTGTGATAGGGCCCGCACCAACGCCTGCCTGGTCGAGCCAATCGATCATACTGTTGAGTGAGCGCAGCGGCTCGATGTCATCTGTCATTGGTGACTCCTGTCCATTGCTGCGAGTGAGGGTGGGCAACGTCGGTGAGAGGAATCAAACATTTTGACTCCCGACAACCCATTCCTTTCTAATTATGCATACAATGATCATAGTTCGTGGATCGGCTCAGCGCATGGCAATGTTTCAAGGTTGAACATCTTCGCTAGAGCCGACCTCCATACGACCCAGGCCTTGTGCCTATTCTGGGCTACTGACAATGAAGTTTGAAGAGCAAGAGAGATTACACAAATGGGAATAGAACTCGTTCTCGACATGGCGCAGGCAGTACACCCTGAACGCCGTGCCATTGGTCCGCGTGAAGACGGCGGGCTCGACTTCGCGACTCTTTCCCGGCTCTCGCTGGGTGGCGCTGCGCTCCTCCGTCAACACGGAGCACGGCACCTCGTCTTCTTGGCGGTCAACAGCCCCGCCTTTCCTGTTTCAATCATGTCGGCAGCGTATGCTGGGGTGCCGATTGTCCCGCTGAACTATCGGCTCAGCGTAGATCAAATTGCGGAGCAGATCCGTGAGCTCGATGCCCCATTGGTTGTGGTTGACCCTGCCTATGTTGCGGCGGTACAGGCAGCAGGGGTTCCCTCGATGCTCATCGATGATTTCGTCAAACTTGCTAGCGAAATCGAGCCACTAGAACCAGAGATGACCGCCGACGACTCGGTCGCCGTTGTGTTGTTCACTAGCGGAACCACGTCAAAGCCCAAGGCCGTATTGTTGCGCCATCAGCACTTGATGTCGTATCTCATGCAAACCATTGAATTCGGATCGGCAGATGCAGAAACCGCGACTCTAGTGAGTAACCCTCCATACCATGTCGCGGGCGTTGGTGCGGTGCTGTCCAACCTGTATGCGGGTCGTCGATTGGTGTATCTGGCCAACTTCACCCCGTCAGCGTGGCTGGAAACAGTGCGAGCAGAAGGAATCAGCAACGTCATGTTGGTCCCCACGATGCTCGCGAGAATCTTGGAACACCTCGATGGCGCACCAGCCGATACACCAAGCTTGCGTGGCCTGTCCTACGGCGGTGCTCGGATGCCGGAACCTGTTCTCCTGAAAGCGCTTGAAGCATTCCCAGAAGCCAACTTCGTCAACGCGTACGGACTGACTGAGACCAGCTCGACAATTGCGGTGCTTGGCCCTGAGGACCACAGGCTTGCGATTTCTGACCCGTCACAGCGTCACCTACTATTCTCTGCCGGCCGCCCGGTACCTGGCATCGAATTACAGATTCGGTCTGAAGCGGGTGACGTGCTTGAAAACGGTGAGACGGGGTTGCTCTGGGTGCGCGGCAGCCAGGTGAGCGGAGAATACCAAGGCCTTGCCTCTGCGCTAGACGCCAGTGGGTGGTTCCCCACCCGCGACCGTGCGCGGCTCGAAGACGGTTACCTCTTCATTGGAGGACGTGCCGATGACACCATCATTCGTGGTGGGGAGAATATTGCTCCAGCCGAGATCGAAGACGTGCTGGTGAATCATCCCGGCGTGCGGGAGCTCGCTGTGATTGGCCTACCCGACGATGAATGGGGTGAACGAATCGTTGCGGTGATCGTCCCCGCCACTGAAATACAGATTGACGAGGGCGAAGTGCGTGCCTGGTGCCGCACACGCCTGCGTGGTTCGCGTACGCCCGATCAAGTCATCGTGATCGAAGAGTTTCCTCGCACTGACACCGGCAAAATCATTCGCCCGAAGCTGCTGAGCCAGCTGGTCGATGCTGGCCAGGCCTGATCTGTACAAGTAAAGGAAGCACCATGCGTAGCGCCGTCATTGTTGAAGCTGTTCGTACACCCGTCGGGCGTGGTAAGCCCGGAGGGTCACTCTCTGAAATTCACCCCGTCGACCTTCTTGCGGTCCCGATCCGTGCGCTCATTGAGCGTACGGGGATCGATCCCGAACTCATTGAAGACGTTATTGCAGGCTGTGTGAGCCAGGGCAAGGAACAGGCGGGCAACATTGCCAGACACGGCGCGCTCGCAGCCGGTCTACCCGAGAGCGTTCCCGGCACCACGGTGACTCGTGCCTGCGGATCAAGCCAGCAGGCGGCACAATTTGCGGCGCAGGGCGTGATTGCTGGTGCGTACGACGTTGTGATTGCCGCGGGTGTCGAATCAATGAGCCGAGTACCGATGGGGGCTGCGTCAGCCGGTGCAGATTTTATCGGCAGCGGCGTGGCTGAGCGATACCCCGAAGGGCAAGTGAGCCAGGGGGTTGCGGCTGAACGGCTCGCTAGCAAGTACCAGATCACTCGAGAAGAGATGGACCGCTACGCCGCAGAATCGCATGAGCGCGCTACGGACGCGATCGCAAACGGCAACTTTGATGCCGAAATTGTTCCGGTCGTGACACCAAACGGAACGGTCACGGTAGACGAGACGGTGCGTTCGGGGACCACGGCTGCTGGTCTTAGCGGACTCAAACCTTCGTTTGAGAATGCTGTCGATGCCGCTCGATTCCCCGAGATTCAGTGGTCAGTGACGGCCGGAAGTTCCTCGCCGCTTACGGATGGTGCATCAGCCGTGCTCATTATGGAAGAGGAACTCGCGTTCAAATTGGGGCTGAAAGTGCGGGCGAGATTCGTGTCCTTCGCGGTTTCAGGGGTTAGCCCGATCGACATGTTGACCGGGCCGGTCCCGGCGACACGCAAAGCGCTCAAACGTGCCGGGCTTGATGTCGCAGATATTGATTCCTTCGAAGTAAACGAAGCATTCTCAGTTGTACCTCTTGGTTGGGCGGCCGAAATGGGGGTCGAGCGAGAACGTATGAATGCCGACGGGGGCGCCATCGCGCTCGGTCACGCAATTGGAAATTCGGGAACGCGATTGCTGACTACGTTGCTTCATCGACTCGAGCGCACAGGTGGTCGATTCGGGCTGCAGACTATGTGTGAGCATGGCGGAATGGCCAACGCACTGATCATTGAACGGGTCGAGACAGCCTAGGCAGCCAACTCGGCGGACCGCACCTCAGATTCGGGGCATGTGCATGATGTGTCCCACAGATACGAAGGAGTATTTATGCAGATTTCAGACTCGGTAGTAGTGGTCTCTGGCGG
It encodes:
- a CDS encoding thiolase family protein: MRSAVIVEAVRTPVGRGKPGGSLSEIHPVDLLAVPIRALIERTGIDPELIEDVIAGCVSQGKEQAGNIARHGALAAGLPESVPGTTVTRACGSSQQAAQFAAQGVIAGAYDVVIAAGVESMSRVPMGAASAGADFIGSGVAERYPEGQVSQGVAAERLASKYQITREEMDRYAAESHERATDAIANGNFDAEIVPVVTPNGTVTVDETVRSGTTAAGLSGLKPSFENAVDAARFPEIQWSVTAGSSSPLTDGASAVLIMEEELAFKLGLKVRARFVSFAVSGVSPIDMLTGPVPATRKALKRAGLDVADIDSFEVNEAFSVVPLGWAAEMGVERERMNADGGAIALGHAIGNSGTRLLTTLLHRLERTGGRFGLQTMCEHGGMANALIIERVETA